The following is a genomic window from Desulfobacterales bacterium.
TTAAAGGTTCAGGGTTCGGGGTTCAGGGTTAAGATATGAAATGCTCCTGGTCTCTGGTTTCTTGTTACTGGTAAAAACGATTCATCAGAATAGTACAGCCAGCAGCCAGGGTCCAGGAACCAGAAACCAGAAGCCAGTGACCAGAAACCAGCAGCCAGTGACCAGAAACCAGCAGCCAGAGACCAGAAACCAGAAGCCAGAGACCGAAACTATATCTTAAACCGTGAATAAACTATGAATCAGCAGCAGCCCCATATTATCGTCAAAGATTTAACAATGGCCTATGGCGATTTCGTTCTGATGCGTGACCTGAGTTATACGATCAACCGCGGGGACGTATTTATCATCATGGGGGGCAGCGGGTGCGGCAAGAGCACCATGATGACCATCCTGATCGGCCTGAAATCCCCTGCCAAGGGCCAGGTCTTTTACGAAGATGTCGATTTCTGGGGGGCTGACGCTGCGACCCGCGACCGGATCATCCGCCGCACCGGTGTTATGTACCAGAGCGGCGCCCTGTGGAGTTCCATGACCCTGGCCGAGAATGTGGCGCTGCCCCTTGAAACCTACACGGGCCTGGGACCGGGAGAGATCCGTGACACGGTGGAGCTCAAGATGGCCCTGGTGGGGCTGGCCGGATTTGAGGAGTTCTACCCATCGGAGATCAGCGGGGGGATGCAGAAGAGAGCCGGTATTGCCCGTGCCATGGCCCTGGATCCGGAAATCCTTTTTTTCGACGAGCCCTCAGCCGGGTTGGATCCGGTCAGCGCGCGCAGACTTGATGATCTCATCCTGCAATTGAGTGAGAGCCTGGGCACGACCATGGTGGTGGTTACCCACGAGCTGGCCAGCATCTTTGCCATTGCCAACAACTCCGTGTTTCTGGATGTCTCCAAGCGGACCATGACGGCCACGGGCAATCCCCAATCGCTTCTGGCCGAAACACGGGACCCTGCGCTTCGTCTGTTTTTAACCCGTGGGGAAAAAACCTGACCACAGGAAGGAGTACCATGTCAAAACAAGCTAACAGGAAGGTGATTGGCGGTTTTGTTTTACTTGCAGTGGGCATCCTGGCCGCCAGTGTCGTCATTTTCGGATCAGGGGACTTATTTAAAGAATCCTTTGATTACGTGCTCTTTTTTGAAGAATCCGTTAAAGGCTTGGATGTCGGGTCGCCGGTTTTGTATCGTGGGTTCCCAGTCGGGAAGGTCAAAAAGGTGGTCATCCTGGCCGACCTTAAAAAAATCAATGATTACGTTCTGGTTTATGTCGAGCTTTATCCCGATGTCGTTGCCGTTTTGACAGAGGATAACGCAGAAGTTGACTGGAGAGACAGGATGTCAGATCAGATTGCTCTTGGCTTACGAGCCCAACTGGTGCCCCAGAGCCTGATTACCGGTAAATTGGCCATCCAGCTTAGCGAGCATCCCGATCAACCCGCCGCTATGAAGAATATTGACCCGGAATACGAGGAGATTCCGACAATTCCCTCGACCCTTTCAAAGATAGAGGGGTTTATGGCCAAGCTCAACCTCGAGGAGTTAAACAAGCGGTTGATATCGATCCTGACCAGCGCCGATCGGATCCTGAATAATCCGGACATCGACGCCAGTATACATGAGTTTAAAGGTGCTTTAACCGATGCGCGGCATCTGGTGCAAAAGGTGGACGGCAAGGTCGATCCCCTGGCCGAAAATCTGAACAACACCCTTATAGACGCCCGGAAGCTGGTCAACCATGTGGATGGAAAATTGGACCCGCTTTCGCAGGCGGTGCTGGAGGCTCTGGAATCGGCTGACTCGGCCTTTAAAAGTGTTGATGATCTTGTCGGAAAACGCTCGCCCACCCGTGCCGAACTGGATAACACCCTGATTGAAATCGGAAAGGCTGCCCGTTCCCTGCGGGTGCTGGCGGACTACCTGGAGCAACACCCTGAGGCCCTGATTAAGGGTAAAGGCTCTCAGAACTATTAGTATTGTGTCCCGCAATTAGTCTACAAAACACAGTATTATTTTCAGGTTTCAGAAAGCCTTAATTGAGGGATTTAGGTATTGAGGAATTTAGGAATTAGAAAGTTCAGAAATAAGATCGACAGAATACATTCAATCCCTAAATTCCTTAATTCGCAATTCCTAAATTATTGGCCTGACACCTGCCTGCCCGCCGAAGCCTGCAAGGCGAAGGAGGGAAACCTTATTTTTTCTGTTTGGTATGCTTTAGTAAGGTGGGCGTGGCGATCAGCACCAGCAGATCGCCCACCGGGCCGTTGCAGAGCAAGGTGATACTGGATAAGACAATTGACCAGATATAAACTTCGGATCTCACCAGCACAGCATTAAACGCTTGCGGCGTAAAGAAGAACAATACCAGATTTAGCCCGCAAATGGCCGCAGCTCCCCACACCGCCCACCGGCGCTGGTTCCAAATACCGATACCGAAAATGATCAAAGGCAGCATCTGAAGCAGATATTTTAGACCGAACAAATTCATCAAGCTGCCCGGCAAATTGGGTTCATAGGCCAGCCAAAGAATGCCCTTGAATATACACAACCAGCCCACCGCCCAAATTTGCCAGGGGAAATCAATATGCATTCTCTCGGATGGAAAAACCCGCAATTTACTTTTGTCCATTGTCAGTCCGAATTATTTCAAATTGCTAAAAAGTGGCGTTTTTTTGGGTCTCGGTGAATGTGTAGCTCATATTCGCCATACGATAAGATAAAGAAACCTCAATTTTTTGACGCCATTATTAGAGGAATTTTTTTGTCTGGTCAATTAAAAACTCAGAGAATATGAATCAACTCAGCAGATTAACAATGGACAGGATAATGATCAAAAATGAAATGATGGCTCCGGCCATACCGAAGAAAAAGGGATGACGGAAGAAAAGGGCATCCAACTCCGGTCCGGATCGATCCAGCTTTTCAAAAAAAGATCGCGTTTCAAACCAGGTGTTTAACTTTTTTTCAAAGGCTTGCAATTTCTGAGGTGCAAACAGTAAAACCAGACCGAGAATCAGGCCGCAAAAGCTGCCAACTCTCGCAATCCAGGCAAAAAAGTAAAATATAATCTCAAGTGTTTTAAAATATTTTTGAGACCCTAGAAAAATATTAGTGAATTTGACGATATCGATATTGAAAAGAAAGAAAAAAAGCGCAAAAGCTGAGCCTACGACAAGGCACAATCCCACAAGAATGTGATGGCTGTAAACAAACGGCTCGGTTGGAATCTCCTTGTCCAAAATATTCTCGGAAAGGCCCACAGAAATACTGCGATTAAAAAAGCCTCCAACCGATTTGGTCAAACGGGGTGAAGCTAACAGCAATAATGAAAAGGCCATCCCTAAAACGCCAAAAAGCAATGTGAGGATTTCAACCGTATGTAATGCTATGTCCCAGAGTATATCCATTTTGATTCCTCAGGCCAAATGATACACAATTACCTTTGATATCGACACTTTGTTAATTAACTTAAACATGTTACGCGGCTATTTCTGTCAGCTCATTGGATAAATTGTCGATTGGGTCAATCAGACCCTAATTTATCTTTAGACGAAAGAAAGCTGCCCCGAAAATATAAAACTAAAAACGGCCTCAAAAATAGGAGATTACGCTCAAGAGCAAGGCGAAAACCGATTCAAAAGTGGAGCATACACGATAGTATTCGAGCATTTTGAATCGGTTTTTAATCCGCCACGAATATTGGGCGGACTATTGGGCGTAAGATACATTTTTGAGGCTGTTTTTTATTTTTGGGTGAGTTTAACAGCAATACCATTTACCTGCGCATTGGCAATGGACAACAGCTTTTTGCGCACAACCCGGGAATAATATTCACGCTCTGTTTTGGTAAATGTTTCACGGTTCAACTTTTTAAATACCAAATCTTTTTGCTTGGGTGAAAAAAGTCGGTCCAAGCTGGTCTCCAGCTCTGCGGAGCGCTTTGGCAAAGCCTTTTTGCGATTTAGATGGATCTCTTTTCGGTTTGGGGTCGGCATCGCCTTTTTAATTTTGGCCGCATAATCCCGCAGCGTATTTTGAACAGTCCTTATGGGAACGCTTAAACCGCTGCTCAAAGAAAGCAGACGGCTGGATAGCAGGGTGCCATATTTTGATTTCAGGGGACTGGCAATTTTTTTTAAATTTTGCGGCGCTTCGATGCCTTCAAGATCAAATAGCTCGTCAGCAAGCAACAGCAATTTTTCCAAATTTTGTTTTTTGGGGCTCGATTCCCAGTATTTTGAAAACAGCGCATGACTGTTGAGCGAAACGCCGTTGCGCGCACAAATGCTCAGTACAACCGGAAACCTGACCACCAGATCCGGGTCATCGGAGCTGGCAAGCGCATCCAGGATTACCGTAGCCTGGCTGCCGGTCAGCCGTTTTTGGCCGGAATCCGCCAGCAACGAATCAAGTACGCGCAGGACCACATCTGAGCCGCTGCTTTTATGTCTGGGTGAAAACTTGCGATCAGAATCCATTTGGCTAAACGAGTGCTAAGGTTTCAATATTGTTCTAAATAATATGATATCCAATTCTGATCGTTTTAGCAAATAAAAATTGTATTTATTTATACAAATCCAATTTTACAGCATGGCGATTAAATTCCGTGAGAAATTTAAGCTAATGATAATATTATGAATTCTATCACAGTTGGTGGTTCATTCTTAGAATCTTAGGGCTGGTTCGCTTTAGGCCTTGGAGAGAGTTGATATAGGTGAAGTCGTCTTAAAATAGTAGATAACGTTCAATGGCAAGGCATAAACCGATTCGAAAGTGGAGCATACACGATAGTATTCGAGCATTTCGAATCGGTTTATAACGCAGCCGTTGGGCGTAATATGCATTTTAAGGCGACTTCAATTGCGGTAGACCCGCTGCCTGGCCCTAGCAGCTTTCTTGAGGGGCTCTACATGCACATCAACATAATCAAATACGCGGGCATATTTTTTCCCGGGCGCCGGGCGCAACACCCGTCCAAGATACTGAAGCAAACGCCCGCTGAATTTTATCGGTGTCGCCAGGAATAAGGTCGTCAGGTCTTTGCAGTCAAAACCCTCTCCGATTAACTGACCGGTTGCGACCAGAATACGAACATTACCGCGGTTGATGCGTTTTACAACTGTTTTGCGCTCCGCCATATCGAGGTCACCGGTGAGCAGCTCGGATGGCAGCTTGAAACGATAGCGCAGCAGGCTCTGAAGGTTTTCGCAATGTGCCTTGCGATCTGATAGAACCAGACAGATCCCGCGTTTTTTGGCAGCCTCATCGGCAATATCGGCGGCGATTTGGATGTTGCGTTGCGTGTCGCTGGCAAGCTCGGCCAGCATCTTGCTGTATTCGGTTATCGGATCGCGTCGGGTTTTAAAGTCGGTGTTGCGAAAAACAACTTTGGCCGGCAGCACATCCCCGCTTTCAATCAATTGCGTTTTGTCGACCTCATGGTGTTTGTCACCCAGATGCCAGAAAATGAGTTTTGAAAGTTGATCGCGCCGATAGGGTGTCGCGGAAAGTCCCAGCATATACTGAGAATCAAATTCGGTAACCGCCTCGGTGAAGGTACGACTTGGGCAGCGGTGACATTCGTCAACCAGCAAAAAACCGATAAATTTAGACACCTCATCAGCACATTTATAAAGCGACTGCACCAGCGAAACGGTAATTTGATGGCCCACCTTTTTTTTGCCGCCTCCGATCATCCCGACATGATCCGATTCGATACCCAAAAAAGTACCGATCTGCTCAACCCACTGGGCTGCAAGTTCTTTGCTGTGAACGATAATCAGGGCCGGTTGCCTGCGCCTTGCGATGATGTAAAGCGCCATCACCGTCTTGCCTGAACCGGTGGCGGAGCTCAGGGTCCCAAAATCCTTGGCCAGCATTTTATCCACCGCAGCCTGCTGAAAAGGCTTCAAGCGGCCCTTGAATTCAAAATCTACCGTTTCTAAACGCCGACGTTGATCATCTATGCGAAATTCAATGTCCTGTCGGCGACAAGCGTTGATCAAATGCCGGATGTAACCACGCGGTATCCACAATCCATTTCGACCAACCTTATCGTAAAACTTGAGGCTTTGGGGGGTGCCTCGGTTCCAACGGCCCATGCGTTCGTTTTCGAGCCATTTGGGATTGACAAATTCAAGCTTGTCAACAAGGCTTTCCATCAACTGGGATGGAACATCTTTGAGTTGCAGATTTTCTTTAATGGTAATCGTCAGCGTCATAAAGATTGTTTGAAATATCTATCCGCAGATTACGCAGATTTCCGCAGATTATTTTTTAGGTTAGAAAATTTTGATAAAATTAGAACCACAGATTTCATTGTATGGGTGAATTTATTATCCGCAGATTAACCCTAATTAAGTTCTATCTACAGAATTTTGAAAAATTTGATCCACCGATTATACAATGAACTATTATAAAAAATCATAAGCAAATCTTTTGTATTGGAGTGATTTTGCACCGAAATTGATGAGCAGGCCAGGAGATAATTTGGCAGCCTTTAGA
Proteins encoded in this region:
- a CDS encoding ATP-binding cassette domain-containing protein: MNQQQPHIIVKDLTMAYGDFVLMRDLSYTINRGDVFIIMGGSGCGKSTMMTILIGLKSPAKGQVFYEDVDFWGADAATRDRIIRRTGVMYQSGALWSSMTLAENVALPLETYTGLGPGEIRDTVELKMALVGLAGFEEFYPSEISGGMQKRAGIARAMALDPEILFFDEPSAGLDPVSARRLDDLILQLSESLGTTMVVVTHELASIFAIANNSVFLDVSKRTMTATGNPQSLLAETRDPALRLFLTRGEKT
- a CDS encoding MlaD family protein, whose amino-acid sequence is MSKQANRKVIGGFVLLAVGILAASVVIFGSGDLFKESFDYVLFFEESVKGLDVGSPVLYRGFPVGKVKKVVILADLKKINDYVLVYVELYPDVVAVLTEDNAEVDWRDRMSDQIALGLRAQLVPQSLITGKLAIQLSEHPDQPAAMKNIDPEYEEIPTIPSTLSKIEGFMAKLNLEELNKRLISILTSADRILNNPDIDASIHEFKGALTDARHLVQKVDGKVDPLAENLNNTLIDARKLVNHVDGKLDPLSQAVLEALESADSAFKSVDDLVGKRSPTRAELDNTLIEIGKAARSLRVLADYLEQHPEALIKGKGSQNY
- a CDS encoding DEAD/DEAH box helicase translates to MTLTITIKENLQLKDVPSQLMESLVDKLEFVNPKWLENERMGRWNRGTPQSLKFYDKVGRNGLWIPRGYIRHLINACRRQDIEFRIDDQRRRLETVDFEFKGRLKPFQQAAVDKMLAKDFGTLSSATGSGKTVMALYIIARRRQPALIIVHSKELAAQWVEQIGTFLGIESDHVGMIGGGKKKVGHQITVSLVQSLYKCADEVSKFIGFLLVDECHRCPSRTFTEAVTEFDSQYMLGLSATPYRRDQLSKLIFWHLGDKHHEVDKTQLIESGDVLPAKVVFRNTDFKTRRDPITEYSKMLAELASDTQRNIQIAADIADEAAKKRGICLVLSDRKAHCENLQSLLRYRFKLPSELLTGDLDMAERKTVVKRINRGNVRILVATGQLIGEGFDCKDLTTLFLATPIKFSGRLLQYLGRVLRPAPGKKYARVFDYVDVHVEPLKKAARARQRVYRN